One Chitinophaga varians DNA window includes the following coding sequences:
- a CDS encoding polysaccharide biosynthesis/export family protein yields the protein MMILKTCLTWIGLGLLCLNCLFTACTSTKNAIYFSDVKDTVLSPVDGSFEPRIQKNDILQINVSSLNPEDVIIYNVSNMTSASGAGGANAGAGAMLGGFLVNEQGYIQYPVLGPVKVTGFTKKSLTDYLHDQLIARKLLVDPVVSIRFLNYRVTILGEVSKPTVVNVTNEKISVLEALGMAGDITVFGKRNNILLIREVDGERIIRRLDLNDKKILNSPYYFLQSNDILYVEPNKSKIATADRSRQILPIALSSLSLLVIILDRLIINN from the coding sequence ATGATGATATTGAAAACCTGCTTAACCTGGATAGGACTGGGATTACTATGCTTGAATTGTTTGTTTACTGCCTGCACATCAACCAAAAATGCTATTTACTTCAGTGACGTAAAAGACACAGTGCTATCACCGGTTGATGGCAGTTTCGAGCCCAGGATACAAAAGAATGATATACTGCAGATCAATGTAAGCAGTCTTAACCCGGAAGATGTTATCATTTACAATGTTTCCAACATGACCTCCGCGTCAGGCGCCGGAGGGGCCAATGCAGGAGCAGGCGCTATGCTGGGAGGCTTCCTGGTGAATGAGCAGGGATATATTCAATACCCGGTGCTGGGGCCTGTTAAAGTGACCGGTTTTACTAAAAAATCACTCACCGACTACCTGCACGATCAGCTCATAGCACGCAAGCTGCTGGTAGATCCTGTGGTAAGTATCCGTTTTCTGAATTATCGTGTTACCATATTGGGGGAAGTCAGCAAACCTACAGTAGTAAATGTTACCAACGAAAAAATATCAGTACTGGAAGCGCTGGGAATGGCAGGTGATATAACGGTGTTTGGCAAACGAAACAATATTCTCCTGATACGGGAAGTCGATGGCGAAAGGATCATCCGCCGGCTGGACCTGAACGACAAAAAAATCCTTAATTCCCCTTACTATTTTCTGCAATCAAATGATATACTTTATGTGGAACCCAATAAGTCAAAGATAGCAACGGCTGACCGGTCCCGGCAGATACTGCCCATCGCGCTCAGCAGCTTGTCCTTACTCGTTATTATCCTGGACCGTTTGATTATTAATAACTAG
- a CDS encoding VOC family protein → MAKQVFINLPVKDLQQSLDFYTAIGFTNNPQFSDDSAKCMVWSENIFVMIMTHEKFKTFATKPLADTKANLAGLFSLSLDSIDEVNNLVTNGIKAGGTEPNEMRDYGFMQQRTIEDPDGHTWEVFFMDITKFPAQQ, encoded by the coding sequence ATGGCAAAACAAGTATTTATCAACTTACCCGTAAAAGATCTTCAGCAGTCACTGGACTTTTATACGGCCATCGGATTTACCAACAATCCTCAGTTCTCGGATGACTCAGCGAAATGCATGGTGTGGAGTGAAAATATTTTTGTGATGATAATGACCCATGAAAAATTTAAAACTTTTGCGACAAAGCCGTTAGCTGACACCAAAGCAAATCTGGCAGGGCTCTTTTCACTATCCTTAGACAGTATAGACGAAGTGAATAACCTGGTAACGAACGGTATCAAAGCAGGAGGGACGGAGCCCAATGAAATGAGAGACTATGGTTTTATGCAACAGCGGACCATCGAAGATCCGGACGGGCATACCTGGGAAGTCTTTTTTATGGATATTACTAAATTCCCGGCCCAACAATAA
- a CDS encoding Crp/Fnr family transcriptional regulator — translation MSHDAFFQKIKTYVELSSQAEAAWAALLHENTYHKGDNFVTEGQTPKKVAFIVKGLMYQFYTAENGDTVIKYFFPENRIAGSMTATLTQSPGNFTIKALEDTVVLEYNFMEFKKLVAIYPDIAAFYIRYMEQHWIIEKEPYEVSLRYESAKTNYDNFLRTYPGLVKRLKKHHIAAYLGITPTQLSRIFLANK, via the coding sequence ATGAGCCATGATGCTTTCTTTCAGAAAATAAAAACCTACGTTGAACTGTCGTCGCAAGCGGAAGCGGCGTGGGCGGCCTTGCTTCACGAAAATACCTACCACAAGGGCGACAACTTCGTCACCGAAGGCCAGACGCCTAAAAAGGTGGCCTTTATCGTGAAGGGTTTAATGTATCAGTTTTACACCGCCGAAAACGGCGACACGGTGATTAAATATTTCTTCCCCGAGAACCGGATTGCCGGTTCCATGACCGCCACGCTCACACAATCACCAGGCAATTTCACCATAAAAGCCCTGGAGGATACAGTTGTGCTCGAATATAATTTTATGGAGTTTAAAAAGCTTGTTGCGATCTATCCTGATATCGCCGCTTTTTATATCCGCTATATGGAACAGCATTGGATAATCGAGAAGGAACCCTATGAAGTATCGCTCCGGTATGAATCAGCGAAAACCAATTACGATAATTTTCTCCGCACATATCCCGGGTTGGTAAAAAGGCTGAAGAAACACCATATTGCCGCCTATCTCGGTATCACGCCCACACAGCTTAGCCGGATATTTTTGGCGAATAAGTAA
- a CDS encoding response regulator codes for MINIGIIEDNHFLLNNYREFLEDFQECNVVFACKTMEEFIALPVTYPDVEVVLMDITLPGISGIDGIAEVKKRYPDIKVIVLSGHDDKQYIIEAIKKGASGYIIKTSRLNDIYQSIIDTMQSGATLSPKAAHMLISHLNGDPLESIKDKLTRREYELVQLLKEGYSYKEMAEKLFVTVFTVNQHLKKVYQKLNVSSKSELISKIWSNNLSSLLFIATLSQNFLYSSFNDMSLDFVADLLL; via the coding sequence ATGATCAACATTGGTATCATTGAAGACAACCACTTTCTGTTAAACAACTATCGCGAATTTCTCGAAGATTTCCAGGAATGTAATGTAGTATTTGCATGCAAAACCATGGAAGAATTTATTGCACTGCCGGTAACCTATCCTGACGTAGAAGTAGTATTAATGGACATCACTTTGCCGGGCATATCAGGTATAGATGGAATTGCAGAAGTGAAGAAACGTTATCCCGATATAAAAGTGATTGTATTGTCCGGGCACGACGATAAACAATATATCATAGAGGCCATTAAAAAAGGCGCCAGCGGCTACATCATTAAAACGAGCCGCCTGAACGATATCTACCAATCCATCATAGACACCATGCAGAGCGGCGCTACTTTATCACCCAAAGCGGCACATATGCTGATCAGTCATCTCAACGGAGATCCGCTGGAAAGTATCAAAGACAAACTTACCCGCAGGGAATATGAACTGGTACAGTTGCTCAAGGAAGGCTACTCATATAAGGAAATGGCGGAAAAGTTGTTCGTCACTGTGTTTACAGTGAACCAGCACCTGAAAAAAGTATATCAGAAGCTAAATGTTTCATCCAAATCTGAATTGATCTCAAAAATATGGTCAAATAATTTATCCTCTCTTCTGTTTATTGCAACCCTCTCCCAAAATTTCTTATATTCTTCTTTTAATGATATGTCTCTTGATTTTGTTGCCGATTTACTTTTATAA
- a CDS encoding ArsR/SmtB family transcription factor, translating into MGATKADLFTRQQNEIAAMAKALAHPARIAILQYLVKKNACVCGDLVEELGLAQATTSQHLKELKIAGIIQGSIEGASVCYCINPKVWKQYKELFSAFFKDVDLQQSCC; encoded by the coding sequence ATGGGCGCCACCAAAGCAGATTTGTTCACCAGACAGCAGAATGAAATAGCCGCTATGGCTAAAGCGCTGGCACATCCGGCCCGTATTGCCATCCTCCAGTACCTGGTCAAAAAGAACGCCTGTGTCTGCGGGGATTTGGTGGAAGAGCTGGGCCTTGCCCAGGCTACCACTTCCCAGCATCTGAAAGAACTGAAAATAGCGGGGATCATACAGGGTTCCATTGAAGGGGCCAGTGTATGTTACTGCATCAATCCCAAAGTCTGGAAGCAGTACAAGGAACTGTTCAGCGCATTCTTTAAAGATGTGGACCTGCAACAGTCCTGCTGCTGA
- a CDS encoding sensor histidine kinase, which translates to MRELITRHVAGKRSLTDMRSEYISMAMHEFKTPITAISSSVELLETKMQRDELMLPFYQRNISRIKEEITMLTNMVEDILISGSMAAGNPDATPEITDVSAFARMIRQRYFYQRADKRQLRIKITGTRRDIYIDQSQLAGILTNLVGNAFKYSHEQGPLLSLHYRKKELCIKVKDKGIGIPEEHIRFLCTPFFRAGNVGDKEGAGLGLAIVKRFVMANNGTIAVSSNAAGTVFTLTFPYAADIAS; encoded by the coding sequence ATGCGCGAACTTATTACCAGGCATGTTGCCGGGAAAAGGTCATTGACAGATATGCGATCTGAATACATTTCTATGGCCATGCACGAATTCAAGACACCTATTACTGCTATTTCATCGTCTGTAGAACTACTGGAAACGAAAATGCAACGGGATGAACTGATGTTGCCTTTTTATCAGCGGAACATATCCCGTATTAAAGAAGAGATAACCATGCTGACTAACATGGTGGAAGACATCCTCATCAGCGGCAGCATGGCAGCCGGTAATCCGGATGCTACTCCTGAGATCACGGATGTATCTGCCTTTGCCAGGATGATCCGGCAGCGGTATTTCTATCAGCGTGCGGACAAGCGTCAGTTAAGAATAAAAATTACCGGGACACGCCGTGATATTTATATCGATCAAAGTCAGCTGGCTGGTATCCTGACCAACCTGGTTGGAAATGCCTTCAAATACTCTCATGAGCAGGGACCTTTGCTCAGTCTGCATTACCGGAAAAAAGAACTATGCATTAAAGTAAAGGACAAAGGTATTGGTATACCGGAAGAGCATATACGTTTTTTATGCACGCCTTTTTTCCGCGCCGGAAATGTAGGGGATAAAGAAGGTGCCGGCCTGGGGCTTGCCATCGTAAAACGTTTCGTTATGGCCAACAACGGCACTATAGCCGTCAGCAGCAATGCGGCCGGTACTGTTTTTACGCTCACATTTCCTTATGCAGCCGATATTGCTTCGTGA
- a CDS encoding gliding motility-associated C-terminal domain-containing protein, translating to MEGARGKGIIPAPWFIVQGTPDTQPGIFDIKLPPSAGSSYIGMHSGKGFLEGVGQQLAQPLKAHTTYVLSFDLAFATYYLYPACYGNLAIYGGNTPGDTAALLWSSGNFIQTDWKRYHAVFRTTQAWRYISFLAYPTAPCNKSQFGIALLIDNLSAIDELVLPTVTAAVKPCSCGEVSDGSITLHVTGGAPPFQYQLDNGIWQTDSVFSGLAAGLHTGKIKDNHEFGARVDTSVTSPWKNCLVIFPNAFTPNSDGQNDIFRPKVYDAIHNYRLQVYDRWGKLVFSSLAPEAGWDGTFRGARAGVQAYVYICTYTDSRQEQHMLKGSVLLLY from the coding sequence ATGGAAGGAGCGCGGGGAAAGGGGATAATACCCGCTCCCTGGTTTATTGTACAGGGCACGCCAGATACACAGCCTGGTATATTCGACATAAAACTGCCGCCATCGGCTGGTAGCAGCTATATTGGCATGCATAGCGGAAAGGGTTTCCTGGAGGGGGTTGGCCAGCAATTAGCGCAACCACTGAAGGCACATACTACCTACGTATTGAGTTTTGATCTGGCGTTTGCCACCTATTATCTTTATCCTGCCTGTTACGGTAACCTCGCTATCTATGGAGGCAATACGCCAGGCGATACTGCCGCCCTGTTATGGTCGTCAGGCAATTTTATTCAAACAGATTGGAAGCGGTATCATGCGGTATTCCGTACAACACAGGCCTGGCGTTATATTTCATTCCTGGCTTATCCTACTGCGCCATGTAACAAGAGCCAGTTTGGCATTGCCTTGCTGATTGACAATTTATCTGCCATCGATGAATTAGTGCTGCCCACGGTAACCGCTGCCGTAAAGCCATGTAGTTGCGGAGAAGTGTCAGACGGCAGTATAACCCTGCATGTAACAGGCGGAGCGCCTCCTTTTCAATATCAACTGGACAACGGCATATGGCAGACGGACAGCGTCTTTTCCGGCCTTGCTGCGGGGCTGCATACCGGAAAAATAAAGGATAATCATGAGTTTGGCGCGCGGGTGGACACTTCAGTGACGTCACCCTGGAAAAACTGCCTGGTAATATTTCCCAATGCATTTACACCTAACAGCGATGGGCAGAATGATATTTTCCGGCCCAAAGTGTATGACGCCATCCATAACTACCGGTTACAGGTATACGACAGGTGGGGAAAACTGGTATTTTCCAGCCTGGCGCCGGAAGCCGGATGGGACGGCACTTTCAGGGGAGCCCGTGCAGGCGTACAGGCCTATGTATATATATGCACATATACCGACAGCCGTCAGGAGCAACATATGTTGAAAGGAAGCGTATTGCTGCTATATTGA
- a CDS encoding GNAT family N-acetyltransferase, with protein MTIQPMTADHGSQVLSIYEAGIATGNATFQTAAPSWEEWDQSHLKTCRLVAVENNRVLGWAALTAVSSRCVYSGVAEVSVYVAPDARGKGIGRQLLEALIRESELHNFWTLQAGIFPENTGSVKIHEACGFRIVGRRERIGKMGDRWRDTLLLERRSTQTGI; from the coding sequence ATGACTATTCAGCCGATGACTGCCGACCACGGAAGTCAGGTATTATCCATCTACGAAGCGGGCATTGCTACCGGCAATGCCACGTTCCAGACTGCAGCACCCTCATGGGAAGAATGGGACCAGTCCCATCTGAAAACCTGCCGCCTCGTTGCTGTTGAAAATAACCGGGTATTAGGCTGGGCTGCACTGACAGCTGTATCCAGCCGCTGTGTATACTCCGGCGTAGCTGAAGTAAGTGTATATGTTGCCCCCGATGCGCGGGGCAAGGGGATTGGCCGTCAGCTGCTGGAAGCGCTAATCCGGGAAAGTGAGCTGCACAATTTCTGGACTTTACAGGCAGGCATCTTTCCGGAAAATACCGGTAGTGTGAAAATCCATGAAGCCTGCGGCTTCCGTATTGTAGGACGCAGAGAGCGGATAGGCAAAATGGGCGACAGGTGGAGAGATACATTACTACTCGAAAGAAGAAGCACACAAACAGGCATTTAA
- a CDS encoding arsenite methyltransferase, translated as MATDEQMKELVKQKYSEIALQDKATNASSCCGSGCCSTEVYNIMSDDYSQLEGYNPDADLGLGCGLPTQFAKIKKGDTVIDLGSGAGNDCFIARQETGGSGKVIGIDFTPAMIEKARANAEKLNFNNVEFRQGDIEKMPVTANVADVVVSNCVLNLVPNKNGVIREIFRVLKPGGHFSISDIVLQGTLPAGIQQAAEMYAGCVSGAVQKNEYLDMIENSGFTNITIQKEKTITIPDDILSNYLNAEEIAAFRSGDTGIYSITVYAEKPSETACCPPGCC; from the coding sequence ATGGCTACCGACGAACAAATGAAGGAACTGGTAAAACAGAAATACAGTGAAATCGCTTTACAGGACAAGGCTACCAACGCATCTTCCTGTTGCGGCTCCGGTTGTTGTTCTACCGAAGTATATAATATCATGAGCGATGACTATTCACAGCTGGAAGGGTACAACCCGGATGCAGACCTGGGCCTGGGATGTGGATTGCCAACGCAGTTTGCAAAAATCAAAAAAGGAGATACCGTTATCGATCTGGGCTCCGGCGCAGGTAATGACTGTTTCATCGCCAGGCAGGAAACCGGCGGGTCCGGAAAGGTAATAGGCATCGACTTCACGCCTGCCATGATTGAAAAAGCCCGTGCCAATGCGGAGAAACTGAATTTCAATAATGTAGAGTTCCGTCAGGGCGACATTGAGAAAATGCCCGTAACCGCCAATGTTGCGGACGTGGTGGTCAGCAATTGTGTATTGAACCTGGTGCCCAACAAAAACGGCGTTATCAGGGAAATTTTCCGTGTGCTGAAACCTGGCGGGCACTTCAGTATTTCCGATATCGTATTGCAGGGCACTCTGCCGGCCGGCATTCAGCAGGCAGCGGAAATGTACGCCGGTTGCGTATCCGGCGCCGTGCAGAAAAATGAGTACCTGGACATGATCGAAAACAGCGGCTTTACAAACATCACCATCCAGAAAGAGAAAACCATCACCATTCCGGATGATATTCTTTCCAACTACCTGAACGCTGAAGAAATAGCTGCCTTCCGTTCCGGTGATACAGGCATCTACAGTATTACCGTTTACGCGGAAAAACCGTCCGAGACGGCATGTTGCCCTCCGGGTTGCTGTTAA